One Glycine max cultivar Williams 82 chromosome 8, Glycine_max_v4.0, whole genome shotgun sequence genomic window, tcttCTATGGAGGTTCTTAGCCCTCGAAGTTAGGCTGTTCTCGTTCCCAAGCTTGGTTCCTAACAGTAATCTTGCTACATACACTTAACTTAGTGTGACCAATCTTGCAACTTTCCATTCAATGAATCATATATCAGAATATAAAGAAGCTAAGTAAAATTGAGAATAAGCACCTATCCCTTTTATTCTTATTCAACTAGACAACCACCGAAGCTTGAGGCTATAAAGCAATAAAAGTTTGTCCAAAACTTCAGCAGGATTAGGCAATTGTACATGGGTGGTGTAATCATACCTACACGAGGACAGGAATGGTACAATGCATTGCTACACTGCTTAGTCTTGAAGAACTAAGCATGTCAAACTGCAATATCTCAGGACCCCTTGATTCTTCACTGACCAGCCTTGAGAACCTCTTAGTAGTTCTTTTGATCACAATGCTAAAATCCTTCGCTAATTTTTGAAATCTGACAACTCTGAACCTTAGTTCTTGCTGTTTGACAGGAATATTTCCACAAAGATTTATCTTATATAGACATATCATTCAGTAATGGTCATATAGACCACTAAACTGCATATAGATAACAGTCATATATGTATTGCAGTCTTGCATAAGTGTGACACTCTCTACCCCCACacaaatatatactaataataaaagaaaaaataatgcgaaattaattaaaagttttaaaacacatttaaataaaaacatttaaaaggataaaaagttTACATTCACTTAGTGAAATCATAATAGAacttgtttaaataaataataaaattatttcggctcaaaacaaggtcgttcaTTCTGAATGAAAAGAAGTTATACTAAagcataaaacataaaacaactaTATCATTCATGTAATTATAACATATGAAATAAAACCTTATGCTCGATGTCAATTTACCAGAGCATTTTCCTATCACAAGCTAAGTTTCTCCATCTCCAGCATAAAATTCATCATATGTTGGCTCACCTCGAACAAAATGGTAATCAGcctaaacacaaacacacaccggatgtgagttatcatatttctaaataaaatacggataaacaaaaacataagcaaaatacattatataattatttataacataactcaacttaatTCAATCCATGctacttcaccactttatcatttaaaattcatatttcaatcaccaatcacattacacatgaatcacacactcgagtTAAAACGTAacaacactcatcaatttcataataaacaattcacatgtgttatgcaacaattatactaagactcaagttTATATacaatgtggtatcatgtcagtgaaaaatcactctagggcgcttaggagtacataacaagacacaccacacaatgggtatgtcaggtcactctcactaagtaaaatcataaggtgaccagtcagagtcactctgttttgcgagaatgtttcaaggatcaacataggcttaaaggagcactcaaactgaACCTTCCTGAttagggtctcaccttcctgattcaggttcaacccctaaaacaatttttacacGCAGACACTattaatgaattatacaatacacaCGACCTCCCACTTGTgttttaaacacatttaataCATTGTGCTATAATTTTACACTTCAGGTTCCTAACTTGAACCCTACTCTTTTCTTTTAACACTTCgcgtataaatatttttttccaagatAAACATGAGTCgggttattatataattcataactcacaacataagtaatatcacatcaagtattaaccactaacttattcacaaccatatcTCATGTCCATAATTTAACATCCCACAAATTAACTAACTACAAAATATACTTAACAAATGGATAAAcatgtattataataataaaatatatctaacttcaaaacttataaatatatttacatgtagCAAATATGTGTAACTCACCACTATATCAATACAtgtaatactatatatatatatatatcagtaaATATAAGTATATCCttagataaaaacaaaatatacatatatacgtAGATAACAATCAAaagtttctatatatatatacgtaaTCCTAAACGCATTCCAACAAAGCCATGAAAATTCAGAAGAACAACTTGATCTCCTGCAATGCACCATCATCACgaaaattaatcacaatttttttagaattatttcaAGAGTAAAATACAATTTGATAGAATTTATCATTAACAGAAAGGAGAAAATGTTATGAGCATCTAAAGAAAATCATACAATAAAGGAACAGAAAGAGCACACTCTCCTCACGGTACATTTCTTCTTACTTAATTCATCAATTAGAAAAaggtccaatttttttttaagattctcACTCAACACAGGAACAcgtcaatttcacaacaatttcgCATCAGGACACCAATTGGTCTGTCATACACAATCAATCCGCAATTTAAAACATAAGAACAAAATtacatttcataaaataatccaaaaaatgatactctaaggatccctacacatgtccATCCTATTTTCTAAGTGTGAGTAACTCATCCTTTAACTCGAGATAATCACTCAAGCATTCTCTGTTAGTAAAGGTGGCATTTTTGGTGCTCTCGATAACTCCTCCTCCAGTTGCTCTATTAAGATTCTTGAGAGTAAGAGAAAAAGGaacataaatgtttttttttgtaaagttgtTCACGTTAAAGTTCCTTGAGAATTCTAATGACCTAATCttattcatttgtttatttaaaagaaaaactaacgGACGACTGTTATAATAAACACAGTAAAAAAATGACTGCtcaaaaaatttgattattaaagGGGTTATCAAGGGTGTTCAAATCTATAACTATTAGTAATTAGACTCAATACCATGTTAAATCATCAATTATCTTCTGCCTaagtgatgaggacatgaccaagagcaagggcaaggattcacttgaaggacttggagggcctatgacaagggctagagcaaggaaagccaaggaagctcttcaacaagtgttgtccatactatttgaatacaagcccaagtttcaaggagaaaagtccaaggttgtgagttgcatcatggcccaaatggaggaggactaaatgacaccactttgtctcaattttatagtgtttagtttgtttaaataatggctcaatccttgtaaagttggctgaccaaaaatatgttttgggttaatcaactaaaagggctttagtaggtttagttcaagttgtaataagggcccaattggcaacctaggcatcagccttttgggagaccaaatggtggctgacttgttggctgttgggggtgacttttggttgccacaatttcagttacactcaaccattaagtttttttttaattccctaggttaatggcattaagttattttaattctaggttagtgggtcattactaaaatctgttgtaaagcttctatataagctgaaccattttatcaataaacacaagttgagttttattcaaaaaattagagtttatctcttttatcttagtgagagtgattctcctaaattcttgagtgattcaagaacaccctctgtatcaaaggactttcacaacctttgtgtgttgccctcgctggaaagagtgattatttccttcctttcatcttcacccttgttctttcaaaccacaattccagaaaattcaCCTCTgtccagaattatctcgtggccataacttcCATTTTACGcattcaaattaagtgattcttgagcctaaattgaatttcaaaacgagacctttcacctcgttttggaatcacctcatttggatccctatagcttcagttattgtcatttctatatttttgtccagccaccacttaacatACGTTTTACCAtctcattcattcattttatgccaagaaccaccttattaaaacccacgaaattaaccaccttattttccatccttttcttaatcaatttccgcattttccatcaaggtttaatcctagacgatcctaagtcagcccttgtgccatgagggttcatatcattgTTAACTTGCATTTTACTAGactcattataaaatttaattttaaattcaaaaaattaaacatataacaAAGATCCGGTGCATAGCACGGGTTACCATCTAGTTATTATCATAGTaaacttttttctcttataaattacatatatcTTTTCTTAAGATAATTCTATTTAAGTCAAACTATTATAAGTAACaaagttttgttttaattatttaacatatcTAAAATTCAAATTGCCGGTCTACTGAAACAATCTTGGTGCCCATGGTGGTATCATATCTTTAAAAATTAGCTATTAGTACCTCAATATAATtacaactttaaaatatttcttttgttgtgTTGATTGCTATTTCTTTTTACCTCGACGctcaaaatatttatgtatttgttATCAACTGGCTAATAAATTTCGtggttattagtattattatgaCTTAAGGTTGACGCATGACTAAGAAGTGGTGGCAACATTTAGCGTTCAGTCATTTTCTTGAGTTAACAATCGGAGTCCAAATACAGAGCATGTTTGTTGAATATTATCCACAACTAGAAAGACATGAAGTTTAGTTTTGTGAAGCAGCTCAAGGGTATGAGGTCTTTTTAATGGACTCAATGTGGGAAGCAAATCATGGTCCAAACCAACtgcataataaaattcaacaacaCTTAACCCCATTGTGAAGATTATGATAGTTAACCAAATCAGTCACGTCACGTATATAGTTAACCCCATTGTGAATAATACAATAAATGCTATTGGTTTCATTTGCTCTTTCTGGATTAGACAGGAGTCTAATACCACATTAGGGAAGAGCTCTACTTGAATTGTgaagatatttaaataatttgtcaaataaaCTTGAGGCACATCACATCTGAGTGGGTTATAACCACTGCATAGCAGAATAGCTTGAAGGTGAAAACGCAGAGCAATCATTATAGTCATCATGGTGAATCATATCAGTTTATGACTTTTGGATGGTGGGTTTTCTAAACATTGTTTGTCGAAAAGGAGAGGATCAAAAAGGGCCAAAGTTATTGGAGTGATttacttcaaaatattttatatcacatTAGATGATATGTACCTTCTTTTTTTGGTTGGATGCCGGGGGATGAGCTTGTTTAATTGTTCAATCACTAACAAAGCCACAAAATTCGCAGTAAATTATTATGAATCGGTGTGTACAAAATTTGTACAGAATCTAAGTGGAACATGATTTCGTTATCATCATTTTAATAAAGTATATGTATTGTCCAATTAGTGACATGAAAACCTCCAATTGCAATAAAAATGTCATACAGATATCATATTCTTTATGGTTTCAATAAAGATCTTTGAATTCCCCATCTTAGATAATTAGCTGCATTAAATTAAGCAAAATTTGCTTGTGACTATTCTCTGCTTTGAACATCTAGGTCAAAATGTgtcaaaaataatttccaagcaATTGCTAGGTAATTGGGAAAATGAAATTCCATCCCGATAACTTagagaaagaggaagaaaaatacttataatgtagaaaaaaaaatagtagttaAACAGTTAGTTTCGAGATAAGATGGTTTAACTCAGGATaacatttacttatttttatatatttattcactTAAAAGAAGTGAAATCGTAGTAAAACTACCACGATTTGTAGTTAAATTAGAGAAATTACATCTTCCTCTCTAATTGGTTTGAGAGAAATGCATAGGCACAAATagaattcataaaattatgatGAAACAACTTTGTAATTGATGTGACTGAGAAGAGCAAACTGTGACATAATATAAGGTGAATTAATATCAGTAGGGTTAAATGCATGTATCTTTGAGACCCTGCTGCTGATTTGATCACAAGTAGGACCCTAAATTATGAAAAGCTACCCAAAAAATCAGGAAAAGAATACAGTTCAAGGATTATTTTCTCTGTTAGAGTTGGATAGTATATCATAATCcaagtgaagagagaaaagttcatTTGTCTAAGTTGATCTCATTATCAGATCAACACGTCCAAATCGTGTTAGCATACATAACAAAAGATTAGAACTTATGCGTTTCCCAGCCCAATGGATAAAAGCAGGTGACCAGAAATATTCGATAATTAGAAAttttgtggaagcaaagataTCACTTTCAAACGGAAATATGtacttgtaacttgtaagttataacctttatagatagatagatagagggAGAGAGACGCGCGCACACCATAGTTATTTGGGTAGGAACattgagttatttatttataaaaaataagaataataaatatgcATCCTTATATCTCatttaaatgatgatttttttatgaggatttaaatgatgaaaattaaaagataaatatacatattttcttaaaaattttcatGTGATTATTGATTAACTTATTTAACCCATtactatatttaaatttatataactcTCCAAACAATAATTCCACATTTCCACTCAAGCGAGTGTATGACTGTCTGTTACTTATTACTTACAAGTATGCATTTTGATTATTTGTATTTGTACATAATATAGTAAACATAATAATTGTTACAAAAGAGGGCAAGCcttggtgcagcggtaaagttgtgtctTGGTGACTTGTTAGTCATGGGTTCAAATCTGGAAACAGCCTCATTGCATATgtaagggtaaggctgcgtacaatatcttCTCCCATACCTTCgcagcgaagagcctctggacaatggggtaagaagtttttataataattgttacAAAAGTATATAGTAAATGCAGACTAAAGAATCCTACCCAGATGCAAAAACCGACATAATCCTGCTGCAGAAAATTACCATCATACATATATGAACGAGGCTTCACCATTATCGGCGTCTTTGATTTCTTATCTGCACGAATTCTCaaatatcaaaatgaaaaaataatatatatatatatatatatatatatattattacattCTGAGCAACGTATAAGTTAGattcttttttaacaaaacataCATTATATGATGAAATATTTGAACATCATGATTCAGAAAACTACAATTTCAGTATATAGATGGTATAAGAGAAACTatattcatataataaatatataacaattaatataaataagagAGACATATAGAAGAGAGAGATAGTATAAAATGGATAATACGAcacaaaaaggtaaaaaatgttGTATCATTTCTCTTTGGTAGAGGGGAGAGCCAATTATTAATATGAGACGATaataattcttatttaattCAACTTTTGTATTGTGCATCTtcttatatcaaaatcaaacacgTTCTTTGAATTTTGCATATATGTACAATTTTTTCATGTCAGAAAGACTtgattgatatttttctaaaaacaaccgCACAGCTAAAAGTCTTGCAAGCAACATTTTGATCATAAATAAGGTTTTCTGAAAACAAAAGTTTATCTGAATATAATAACAATATCAgaaatattaagattttttatcttaaattataGAGCATAAGTGAATTTCACACTCATTCTTAATTTGTATTACGGATAAGCgtctttaaacatttatttacgTTTCAACGAAACTATGAAAGTAATTAATCGTCACTGATCTGTCGAGATATTGTGAATACAAAAGAATTAGAGTCTTATTAACAATCAATATCTTTAAGACATTGGTTAATaagttaaaaggaaaaaaatattatttaatattgacattataagaaactaaaaattcataaataatataattttacatatcttaataaataaaaattcttcttttagtttcttaattaatacCTAAAACACGATTATCATTtgcttaataattaaattaagaacaCAGATTTTCCTTTGTATTCTTACGTAAGACACGGTGGTGCAATGATTGTGAAATGGGCATTGGTAATGATTGTGTAGTCTAACTAAAACGAGAGACCCTATACCTAGCTTGTTCCTATGAAATTAGTTTAGAGTAGTATATCCATATTGGGGATGAAAATGAACTGATaagaactttatttatttattgttgctacACTACCTCAAAGTGGAACAATTTTACCTTAGTTTAagtttaggaaaaaaaacaaacaggGTGTAATTAGCTATAgtaattctttcaaaaaaaatagcTATAGTAAAATGTTCATCATGAAAGTGTTTTAGATCTCTTATAAGAGAGTtcactaattatatattaagttatgAAACAATTTACGTTAATGGTCGACAAAATTAAGTAATGTAAATAAGTGAAATTAACAAGTAAATgtactaaagaagaagaaaaatcgaAAGTTAAAAGTTAAGATTCGAGACAAGTATTCATTAACAAGATTATATGTCATGCAACTAACTTTTTTCTAATGAgttttatatttacaaaaagaaaatttccaAATATTGTATGTCAAGcaactaactttttttaatgcctactttcttttatttttttaggtttaattaatgcctaatttatttttctgtttaaaaCATTATTAAGATATTCGATTTAAATGAGACATATTTTAAACGATGAATCTCTTCTATTATACACCCGCCGCTGGTAAATTAAATGTAGATATAAGTAAACTTTTTGTTTATTCATCTATTTTCAAGTTTATAGTATGTCTGTCTTATTAGAGTACATTATTGAGCCGTATATTTTTTGGATTCAACCAGAAGCAGTAATTGCTTCAAAAAAGTCAAGTACTGTTGAATTCTGAAGATGGCATGGCATAGCATATAGTGTacgttaaaaagaaaagaaaaaaggccATTAAGAAACGAAGAAAAGAAAGGCAAAAATATCTGTTGTGTTCTGCTAAACCAAAGTTTCTTTCTTAACGTagaatcaacacaaaaacagtCACCATTCACATTCATAAACTCTCCTTCcacaacatacatacatacataaataataaatacacatCATCAAACTGacaattagttaattaattccATAGCAccagtaaaattaaaaagaaaccaaatcatcacaaaaaataaaataattaaaaaaggttAATTAGGAATTGGTGGTGTTGTTGTTGTGAGTGGGAGAATGCAAAGGGAAGAGTGGCAAAAGCTCAGGAGGTTGAGAAGCTCGAGGGGAAGGGTGCAAGTAGAACCCTTTCTCCGCTATCGCtctctcttcttcctcctcgTGGGGCGTGCGTGGACTTCCACGCGCCACAAACTCCAGTGGGGAAACCGGCGagcccatcatcatcatcatcatgttcATGCTCTCCAACGTTGTTGGTGTTCTGTTTCGAACCACCGAGGACGTAGGGctcgtcatcatcatcatgctcATGGCTCTGTCGATGGGGAGGTCCAGCTTCTTCGCGGCGGCGTTGCGACGCTCGTGGAGCTTGAAGTTCGGCTTCTTTGGGCCGATCACCTCGCCGCCGACGGCGGGGCGGTGGTGGGACTGCGCCGCCGCGAGGCGCGAGGGGAGAGTGAGGGGGAGTTTAGGGGCGGAGGGGTCGTCGGAGGCGCCGGTGAGTTTCTGAACGACGGCGCGGAAGTTGGAAGGGTCGGCTTGGACGAAGGTGGTGTTGGGAGTGGTGGGTGAGTGAAGGGTTGAGTTTGAAGCAGAAGCAGCCATATCAATATGTCacagagagagggagagagagatgaGAGATTGTTGTGTTCTCAGTTCTCGATTGCTTCTGTTattggagaggaaaggaagcgGGAAAAGAGGAATGAAATGTAGCCTTTtataacaagagagaaaagggtTTTCTTTGGGGATGGATGTGCTAATGTAAGCTTGCTTTGCTTTATTCAGTGGCGTATGGTGGAAATGTCAGATATATACGCTGAGCCTCAGTAGAATActtcttcattattttttgaagtctctctctctctctctctctctctctctctctctctctccctctctctctctccctctctctctctctctccctctctctctctccctctctctctctctctctctctctctctctctatatatatatatatatatatgttttttattttgattttctgtGTTTATATTAGATAAAACTGCTATAAAAACTTGTTAACCAGTCTCTTAAGGATCTTAATAAAGATACAAcgttgagaaattaaaaaaacatattataaaatCATAGAAGAACACATATTTATgtatcacaataaaaaaaaaggtcaatTTTACTTCTTTAGTCCATGTCTAAGTACACTGGTtagtatttgttaaaaaaaattcactataataattatatataacatcacTACATATGAATCAATTAGTATTGATTGTTTCAAgttaatcaataattttgaatttaaattttaaatagaaagttatatatattgaatatttagAAGAATAATCTTATcagttttaattataatcattttatttaactCAAATAAAATCATCTTACATGAAACTAACAAGATACTATACCAATAAAATGTGTAAAGATTAAAACTAAGTAAACATAACAACTACTACTAAGAAAACAGTTTAACCTTGAGTAAGTTACCACTTCCACACACCACACACTCTCTTTTGGGTTTTGACTATATGTAAGTTGTCGCTAGCTACTGTGCTGTATCTAATGAAAAGGTTGGATTAAAGCATTGGCTACTACTACATAGTAGTAACATAATAACACAGCTTTTTTGAAAAACGAGGGGGCTTTTCTCATGAGTGGAACTTTGTAACTTTCTTTTATCATTGCAAGTGAAAATTCATTATCATCAAGTTATGCTAGTACCTTTTTAATGTGAGTATTATTCAAGTTTCTCGCAAAAATCACGTGAAAGCTTTGTAGtggaaatttcaaatttcatttcaattaCTACTGATTAGTAATTCACATTTCACAGAGAAAGAAAGACAGGAATCCATTATAGTTTAAGCACATGCAGTGAAAGAAAGGGGCATGATTGATTGTTAAAGTTACACGATGACTTGATGAAAAGTCTCCCCCTAGTAgtgcaataataataacaaatggcaaagatattttttaatataattatactaCTGTGTGTTTTACTTGGTGGGAAATAAATAAACGAGGAGTGAAATTGGTGAAGATCAACGGTGGTCCAGGTTGAATTTGAAAAAAGGGCAATGAATGATGCTAAGATGGCATTGAATGATGAGTCATGCGGGGTCAGGGGAGCATTGaaacaagaaacaaagagagaaagaaaaggaaaactaTTTTTGCAGCAGTAGTTGGCAGAGTCTGAGTTCTCTGGTCAGAGTCTCAGAAATCCTGATGTGCCTTGTGATTctgtctttcttttatttttttactattataaattataatctccctttaatttttattagcaagattcaattaattaatttattaagatttaaaaaaattaactatgttTTAAATTAATGGAGTACTTTTTTACAAAACTATCTCTCtgaaaaaactaacaaatattgATGGATTGTTTTTCTCACCTGCATCATTCTAAAAGTAGACTTTAATTaagacatttttataaataaaaataaagtatttaataCATAGAATTACTACCGTATATTTATGCGTATATCTAGTGATCTGTGCGCGTAAATTCGCCAGCTGCTTTCTCTTTCtgtgtattttctttttccttagtTTGCGTGAAGAATTGCACTTTGACATTGGGGACAAAAGTTGTCTCAACTCAAGGTTTCTTAATTTTTGGCTTGGTATGGTGGTTCATCGCAGTTTCTTTGCTTTACTCTTGGATTGCTTTGCTGGATGATTTGATTTTTCTGACTTGTGTCCCTTTTTGACATCTTTGTTTACATGAGTCTTCCCTTTGCACCCTTGTTCTCATTTTTCAACTAGTACTAGTAGTAGCAAGCACTAAGCACTTCCATTTCTAGCTGCTTTTTATCATTAACTTGTGTACATAACTATGCATGAAGCATTTCCGCATAGGGAATTTACTAGTTACTGTACTACGTTATGAAACTAAGTGAGTTTGGTTTCCCAttatagaatttattttaaatcaatttttatttgtttaatttttatgttataaaagattttaaaattaattttgagtttaaGGTTGATTTAAGCAATTTAGAGTAACTtttatattgaattaaaaaatttacattaaattttattcataacttgattttataataaaaatatcaaatcatagacgacgttactttaaaatcaattttaacaaaaattaattttgtcaatCCTCACCCAAACATATACCTAATGATGATAATATGAATTCCAAATTGATAtactttgtatatttttttagttaatgacTTGTACCCCTAAATATTGGATTTAGATAGtgcttttttattgtttaaagtgttgtacaaaatattttttaaaaaaaactataatttataaagactaaaaaaattttacaagagtgaaaagtaaaaaacactcaattctaaaaatatatttaagtttaattaaaatgatatcttTGTAATTTCAAGTATTTAATGGTCAAGCAGAAGGAACTCCCAGAGTGTGAAGCCCCTTAGAGAAGGGGTAGGGAGATGTGACTTGGTCTTTTTACCTGcgtttcataaattaattttgtgtattattgaaaaataatatcatacagAAGATCGCGATTTAATTAGACTTTAGACTTtgtactctctttttttttttttgaaagactttGTACTGTTTTACTCCAAAACACTTCATCATCAAGAAAGGACGTGCAAGAATATATGcttcattaaatttattaacgcAAATTAAGCAAACTGAACAAAGAATAATTGAGAATAAGCTGCTCTGTATTTATCTGAATACTGCATGTTGTGAATCAACTTACCTATCAGTAGCTATATGcataattttatatgaatatgATGTTTAATTGAACATCGATCACGTGTAGATGTGTACAATTCACAACCTTCAGACAATTTGATATGTTTGTTCGAATTTTCCGATCGATGTCCCACTTTGAGAAACTTTTGCCATTGCTTAAATTAAGTGAGCAACGTATTATGATTCATAAGCCAAAATAATACCCGAAATATTCATGAAATTGACACAATTAATTAACAGCACTCTTCTTTTTTGTAGTCAAAAGGGGCACTTATAGAAAAGCATCGTTTTCACTTCCATTCAGAGTATGTGAATCATGCCAAGGGAACATTCAATCATAAGAGCCATATGTGGAGGGCACTATGATTACTAAAGGAGACTGGGTAACTAGGAAAATGTGGAGTGCTGTGTTAACTAACCAAGAGACTCtcattcaatttaatattttcaattacatTTTTGCCAAACAAACAACTAGATTGAtgtgaataaatataaataattatagccaatttgatgaacatgaaccagtttcatatatacttgttatttttttatcacatgcTTTTAGTTTATGGCTCTTGCTTTGGGTACAAGTAGTGGAG contains:
- the LOC100802153 gene encoding VQ motif-containing protein 11 codes for the protein MAASASNSTLHSPTTPNTTFVQADPSNFRAVVQKLTGASDDPSAPKLPLTLPSRLAAAQSHHRPAVGGEVIGPKKPNFKLHERRNAAAKKLDLPIDRAMSMMMMTSPTSSVVRNRTPTTLESMNMMMMMMGSPVSPLEFVARGSPRTPHEEEEERAIAEKGFYLHPSPRASQPPELLPLFPLHSPTHNNNTTNS